Part of the Labilibaculum antarcticum genome, GTTAGCTCCTGGTCCGAGTTTCGAGCGAATAAAAAATGCGATTGCCATTCCAAAAGCAGCGAATAAAACCGTCAATTCAAAAGTGATAGGAATGAATGAAGGAATCGCAAAATGAGGTTTTCCTCCAATAAACAATGGATAATCGACCGTAAATGCCCAGGTTTGAAAGCCAAAAGCTACGGCCAAACCAATGCCTCCACAAATAAATGCTACAGTTGGCAAATTTGATCGTTTGTACCCCAAAGCAGTATCCAATCCATGAACTGGAAAAGGAGTCAAAACATCCTGAATGGACACATCCTGAGCTCTCAATTCCTTGGTAGCACGAAGAAGATTCTCCTCATCTTCAAAATAGGCTGAAATATATCTTCTCATGATTATTCGTTTTTATCCTTATTTGTAAAATTTTCCCCAGAGCTTTTCATTACGGTCTTCACCTCAGCAATTGCAATTACCGGGAATACCCGAATAAATAAAAGGAAACAGGTGAAAAATAAACCTAAGGTTCCAATAAATATTCCGACTTCAACAACAGTTGGACTATACATCGACCAACTTGAAGGCAGATAATCGCGGTGCAAAGAGGTTACGATGATTACAAATCGTTCGAACCACATTCCAATGTTGATGAAAATGGATAGAACGAAGGTAAATGCGAGATTTCGTCTCAGTTTTTTGAACCAAAGCAGTTGCGGAGAAATCACATTACAGGTCATCATGATTGCATAGGCCCACCAATAAGGTCCGGTTGCCCGATTCAGAAATGCATATTGCTCATATTCAACGCCCGAATACCAGGCAATAAACAATTCGGTGATGTATGCAATACCAACAATCGATCCTGTTGCGATAATAATTTTATTCATCGATTCAACATGACCAACGGTAATATAGCTTTCCAGATTTAATACTTTTCTAGTTATTATTAAAAGGGTCAACACCATTGCAAAGCCAGAAAAGATAGCTCCGGAAACAAAATAAGGCGGGAAAATTGTCGTGTGCCATCCCGGAATTACCGAAGTTGCGAAATCGGAACTTACAATACTGTGGACCGAGAGTACAAGCGGTGCGGCCAATCCGGCCAATATTAAACTCATGGTTTCATGTCTGCTCCAGTGTCTGGCAGATCCTGTCCAACCAAAACTCAAAAATCCGTAAATCGCTTTTTTAAATTTTGATTTCACCTTGTCGCGAATGGTTCCTATATCTGGTATTAAACCAACATACCAAAATAGAAGAGAAACACTAAAATAAGTACTGATGGCAAACACATCCCACAGCAGTGGTGAGTTGAAATTTACCCAAAGACCACGCGTATTTGGATAAGGAAACACAAAGAAAGCAAGTAGTGGACGTCCCATATGAATTAGAGGAAACAAACCGGCGCACATTACTGCGAAAAGGGTCATTGCCTCGGCAGATCGATTGATACTGGTTCTCCATTTCTGACGAAACAGTAATAATATGGCCGAAATAAACGTACCGGCATGACCGATTCCTACCCACCACACAAAGTTGGTTATTCCCCAACCCCATCCAATGGTTTTATTCAATCCCCAGGTTCCAATTCCTTGCCAAATGGTCCATCCCATCATGGCTAAGCCAAAAAACAATGCTGATATCGTGATTGTTATTCCAACGTACCAAGCTTTCCCCGCTTTTCCTTCTATTGGAGCAGAAATCTCATCAGTAATCTGTTTATACGTTTTTTTCCCCGTGATTAATGGTTCACGAATTGGCGACACATACATAAGCGTGGTTTTATAATTCGTTCGTTTTTTTATTTCTAATCTTAGTCAAATAGCTCACCGAAGGAAGCGTATGAATCTCCTCTAACAAATGATAATTTCGTTGACTCGAAGTTTCTTTGACTATCTGGCTGTCATTATCATTTAAATCTCCGAAAATGATTGCTCCAGATGGACAGGCTTGCTGACAAGCTGTCTTAATTTCTCCATCATTAACTTTTCGACCCTCAATTTTCGCATTCAATTTTCCTTCCTGAATTCGCTGCACGCACATGGAGCATTTCTCAATAACTCCTTTTGCCCGAACCGTAACATCCGGATTCAAAACCATTCGCTTTAAATCGATCGTCATTTCAGCAACATCGTGCAAATTATTTGGAATAGAATCCGCATTCGTGAAATTGAACCAATTGAAACGACGCACTTTATACGGACAGTTATTTCCGCAATAACGAGTCCCAATACAACGGTTATAAGCCATTTGGTTCAGGCCTTCGCTACTATGAGTGGTTGCCGCTACCGGACAAACATTCTCGCAAGGTGCATTATCGCAATGCTGACACATTACTGGCTGATAGGAAACATCCGGATTAAAATCGCTGCCTGAAAAATACCTGTCAATACGAATCCAAGACATTTCGTGCGCCCGAATCACTTCATTTTTACCAACTACAGGCACATTATTTTCCGCCTGGCAGGCAATAGAACAGGCACCGCAACCAACACAAGAATTTAAATCAACTACAAGTCCCCAATGATGATTTGGGAAATTTGGTTTCT contains:
- a CDS encoding DUF3341 domain-containing protein, giving the protein MRRYISAYFEDEENLLRATKELRAQDVSIQDVLTPFPVHGLDTALGYKRSNLPTVAFICGGIGLAVAFGFQTWAFTVDYPLFIGGKPHFAIPSFIPITFELTVLFAAFGMAIAFFIRSKLGPGANNVIHDERSTNDRFVIIVDLDEAGSQDAIVQGILEKEDAMNMQIKEIES
- the nrfD gene encoding NrfD/PsrC family molybdoenzyme membrane anchor subunit, coding for MYVSPIREPLITGKKTYKQITDEISAPIEGKAGKAWYVGITITISALFFGLAMMGWTIWQGIGTWGLNKTIGWGWGITNFVWWVGIGHAGTFISAILLLFRQKWRTSINRSAEAMTLFAVMCAGLFPLIHMGRPLLAFFVFPYPNTRGLWVNFNSPLLWDVFAISTYFSVSLLFWYVGLIPDIGTIRDKVKSKFKKAIYGFLSFGWTGSARHWSRHETMSLILAGLAAPLVLSVHSIVSSDFATSVIPGWHTTIFPPYFVSGAIFSGFAMVLTLLIITRKVLNLESYITVGHVESMNKIIIATGSIVGIAYITELFIAWYSGVEYEQYAFLNRATGPYWWAYAIMMTCNVISPQLLWFKKLRRNLAFTFVLSIFINIGMWFERFVIIVTSLHRDYLPSSWSMYSPTVVEVGIFIGTLGLFFTCFLLFIRVFPVIAIAEVKTVMKSSGENFTNKDKNE